From the Nocardiopsis changdeensis genome, one window contains:
- a CDS encoding acyltransferase family protein — translation MAPIPSAPEDPTGTPSGGARTSSAVPDPARLLPQVDGRHETLDGIRAVAALMVLVFHVATETGDSLAPGVLGGVLSAFDLAVPLFFTLSGVLLYRPWARAVLDGTPSPSSRTYLWRRVVRVFPAYWVVALAALLLYSREHLDSPRYWLEAMTLTFPFNTDPSWVGTGPYGLGQMWSLSVEVSFYLLLPVFALLLSLWARRGRTPDARGRRLLWGLGVMAVLGFAALLPQFLPEPRHYMHAWLPRTLGMFAAGMALAVLSEWAWRESGPDGPVRRFCRTVASAPGVCWAAAGGFFALAATDATGGRFIGAGDLWSSAFSSAADIGFAFLIIAPAALAPRPAGPPAPLRSAEAWRGGRWMEALLRHRVCQYLAKVSYGVFLWQFLALYLWRDFTGQEIFTGAFWLDMVPVTLATVLLAAATYRWVEEPSRRWSRRFFRERRRA, via the coding sequence ATGGCGCCCATTCCCTCCGCGCCCGAGGACCCCACCGGCACCCCCTCCGGCGGCGCGCGCACCTCCTCCGCGGTCCCCGACCCCGCCCGGCTCCTGCCGCAGGTCGACGGCCGCCACGAGACTCTCGACGGCATCCGCGCCGTGGCCGCCCTCATGGTCCTGGTCTTCCACGTCGCCACCGAGACCGGCGACTCGCTGGCCCCCGGCGTCCTGGGCGGTGTGCTGTCGGCGTTCGACCTCGCGGTGCCGCTGTTCTTCACGCTGTCCGGGGTGCTGCTGTACCGGCCCTGGGCGCGGGCCGTCCTGGACGGGACGCCCTCCCCCTCCTCCCGCACCTACCTGTGGCGGCGGGTCGTGCGCGTGTTCCCCGCCTACTGGGTGGTGGCCCTGGCCGCGCTGCTGCTGTACTCGCGCGAGCACCTGGACTCGCCGCGGTACTGGCTGGAGGCCATGACCCTCACCTTCCCCTTCAACACCGACCCCTCGTGGGTGGGTACCGGCCCCTACGGCCTGGGGCAGATGTGGAGCCTGTCCGTCGAGGTGAGCTTCTACCTGCTGCTGCCGGTGTTCGCCCTGCTGCTGTCGCTGTGGGCCCGGCGCGGCCGGACCCCCGACGCCCGGGGCCGCCGCCTGCTGTGGGGCCTGGGGGTCATGGCGGTGCTGGGGTTCGCGGCGCTGCTGCCGCAGTTCCTGCCCGAGCCGCGCCACTACATGCACGCCTGGCTGCCGCGCACGCTGGGCATGTTCGCCGCCGGCATGGCGCTGGCCGTGCTGTCGGAGTGGGCCTGGCGCGAGTCCGGCCCCGACGGCCCGGTGCGGCGCTTCTGCCGCACCGTCGCCTCCGCCCCGGGGGTCTGCTGGGCGGCGGCGGGCGGGTTCTTCGCCCTGGCCGCCACCGACGCCACCGGCGGCCGGTTCATCGGCGCGGGCGACCTGTGGAGCTCGGCGTTCTCCTCCGCGGCCGACATCGGCTTCGCGTTCCTGATCATCGCCCCCGCCGCGCTCGCGCCCCGGCCGGCGGGCCCGCCGGCCCCGCTGCGCTCGGCCGAGGCCTGGCGCGGGGGCCGGTGGATGGAGGCGCTGCTGCGGCACCGGGTCTGCCAGTACCTGGCCAAGGTGTCCTACGGGGTGTTCCTGTGGCAGTTCCTGGCGCTGTACCTGTGGCGCGACTTCACCGGGCAGGAGATCTTCACCGGCGCGTTCTGGCTGGACATGGTGCCGGTGACGCTCGCGACGGTGCTGCTGGCCGCCGCCACCTACCGCTGGGTGGAGGAGCCGTCCCGGCGCTGGTCGCGCCGGTTCTTCCGGGAGCGGCGCCGGGCCTGA
- a CDS encoding class I SAM-dependent methyltransferase yields MGLEQVRRDWTRLGATEPLWAVCVDPAKRDGGWDDDEFLASGRAAVDPAVARLDELGLRPEGGRVLDFGCGAGRLSNALAAHFDRVVGVDISAPMLEEARRLDRSGGRIEFVLNERPDLSMFEDGSFDLVYTDLVLQHLPPELAEGYVREFARVVRPGGAMVLGVPEGERRTFKGLVFRYAPWPLVAWAQRTLLRYPAPMRMHTLRTERLAELLPQARIAASDEYWGGDHWRHLRHYVAVGG; encoded by the coding sequence GTGGGACTCGAACAGGTCCGCCGCGACTGGACCCGGCTGGGGGCCACCGAACCCCTGTGGGCGGTGTGCGTCGACCCCGCCAAGCGCGACGGCGGCTGGGACGACGACGAGTTCCTCGCCTCCGGCCGCGCCGCCGTCGACCCCGCGGTGGCCCGCCTGGACGAGCTGGGGCTGCGCCCCGAGGGCGGCCGGGTGCTCGACTTCGGCTGCGGCGCGGGACGGCTGTCCAACGCGCTGGCCGCGCACTTCGACCGGGTCGTGGGCGTCGACATCTCGGCGCCCATGCTGGAGGAGGCGCGGCGGCTGGACCGCTCCGGCGGGCGCATCGAGTTCGTCCTCAACGAGCGGCCCGACCTGTCGATGTTCGAGGACGGCTCCTTCGACCTCGTCTACACCGACCTGGTGCTCCAGCACCTGCCCCCGGAGCTGGCCGAGGGGTACGTGCGCGAGTTCGCCCGGGTCGTGCGCCCGGGCGGGGCCATGGTGCTGGGCGTCCCCGAGGGCGAGCGCCGCACCTTCAAGGGGCTGGTGTTCCGGTACGCGCCCTGGCCCCTGGTGGCCTGGGCCCAGCGGACGCTGCTGCGCTACCCCGCCCCAATGCGCATGCACACCCTGCGCACCGAGCGCCTGGCCGAGCTGCTCCCCCAGGCGCGCATCGCCGCCTCCGACGAGTACTGGGGCGGCGACCACTGGCGGCACTTGCGCCACTACGTGGCGGTGGGGGGATGA
- a CDS encoding class I SAM-dependent methyltransferase, producing MTTVARPDGTVPFRATLGRSVALFSAFRREQTDPAFFYGTLARDTVAQLRSYTPLDGRLVVDVGGGPGYFADALREAGARCLCIDSDAHEMTLHGRSADAFALQGSALDLPLRTGSVDVCFSSNVLEHVPDRVRMADEMVRVTRPGGLVYLSYTLWFSPWGGHETSPWHYLGGRYAAERFARRNGRRPKNDFGRTMYAAHAGEMLRWARRRADVEPVDLRPRYLPTWVKPVVRVPGLREVVTWNLLLVLRKR from the coding sequence ATGACCACCGTCGCCCGCCCCGACGGCACGGTGCCGTTCCGCGCCACCCTGGGCCGGTCGGTCGCGCTGTTCTCGGCGTTCCGCAGGGAGCAGACCGACCCCGCGTTCTTCTACGGCACCCTCGCCCGCGACACCGTCGCCCAGCTGCGCTCGTACACGCCGCTGGACGGCCGGCTGGTGGTGGACGTGGGCGGCGGGCCCGGGTACTTCGCCGACGCCCTGCGCGAGGCGGGCGCCCGCTGCCTGTGCATCGACTCCGACGCCCACGAGATGACCCTGCACGGGCGCTCCGCGGACGCGTTCGCCCTCCAGGGCAGCGCGCTGGACCTGCCGCTGCGCACCGGGTCGGTGGACGTGTGCTTCTCCTCCAACGTGCTGGAGCACGTCCCGGACCGGGTGCGCATGGCCGACGAGATGGTGCGGGTGACCCGGCCCGGCGGGCTGGTGTACCTGTCGTACACGCTGTGGTTCTCGCCCTGGGGCGGGCACGAGACCTCGCCCTGGCACTACCTGGGCGGCCGGTACGCCGCCGAGCGGTTCGCCCGCCGCAACGGGCGCAGGCCCAAGAACGACTTCGGCCGCACCATGTACGCGGCCCACGCGGGCGAGATGCTGCGGTGGGCGCGCCGCCGCGCCGACGTCGAGCCCGTGGACCTGCGGCCCCGCTACCTGCCGACCTGGGTCAAGCCGGTCGTGCGCGTGCCGGGGCTGCGCGAGGTCGTCACCTGGAACCTACTGCTGGTGCTGCGCAAGCGTTGA
- a CDS encoding hemolysin family protein → MEGYGAQIGLVLVLVVVNALFAGSEIALVTLREGQIRRLEAGGRAGRAVARLARDPNRFLATIQIFITLAGFLASATAAVTLAGPLVEPLGFLGPYAAPTSVVLVTLLLTFLTLVLGELAPKRIAMQRAEAWSLLAARPLDLLAALSRPVVWLLGVSTDLVVRVFGGDPGAEREDVTEEELRDMIVSRGDITPEQRHILAGAFDIRERKVRQVLVPRPEVDVVPAGTTAREALRMLADHGHSRAPVVAAGDVDDVLGVVHWSDLIGRDDSDVAVLIREPLLLPDSLSVSEALRRMTADRRQLAVVIGEAGDVSGIVSLEDLLEEIVGDIADETDERDPGVARLDGGALRVPGAYPVHDLPLLGVEVADPPEGSYVTVAGMVLVLLGHIPGGPGERVELGGWSATVDAADGRVISSLVLAPSTLAQHQQ, encoded by the coding sequence ATGGAGGGCTACGGGGCCCAGATCGGCCTCGTGCTGGTCTTGGTCGTGGTGAACGCCCTGTTCGCCGGCAGCGAGATCGCGCTGGTCACCCTGCGCGAGGGCCAGATCCGCCGCCTGGAGGCGGGCGGCCGGGCGGGCCGGGCCGTCGCCAGGCTCGCCCGGGACCCCAACCGCTTCCTGGCCACCATCCAGATCTTCATCACGCTCGCCGGCTTCCTCGCCTCCGCGACCGCCGCCGTCACGCTGGCCGGGCCGCTGGTCGAGCCGCTGGGCTTCCTCGGCCCCTACGCCGCCCCGACGTCCGTCGTCCTGGTCACCCTGCTGCTGACCTTCCTCACCCTGGTCCTGGGCGAGCTCGCGCCCAAGCGCATCGCCATGCAGCGCGCCGAGGCGTGGTCGCTGCTGGCGGCCCGCCCCCTCGACCTGCTCGCCGCCCTTTCGCGCCCGGTGGTGTGGCTGCTCGGGGTCTCCACCGACCTGGTGGTGCGGGTCTTCGGCGGCGACCCGGGGGCGGAGCGGGAGGACGTCACCGAGGAGGAGCTGCGGGACATGATCGTCTCGCGCGGCGACATCACCCCCGAGCAGCGGCACATCCTGGCCGGGGCGTTCGACATCCGCGAGCGCAAGGTCCGCCAGGTGCTGGTCCCGCGCCCCGAGGTCGACGTGGTCCCCGCGGGGACCACGGCCCGGGAGGCGCTGCGCATGCTCGCCGACCACGGCCACTCGCGGGCCCCCGTGGTGGCGGCCGGGGACGTGGACGACGTGCTCGGGGTGGTCCACTGGTCGGACCTGATCGGCCGGGACGACAGCGACGTCGCCGTCCTGATCCGCGAACCCCTCCTGCTCCCCGACTCGCTGTCGGTGTCGGAGGCCCTGCGGCGGATGACCGCCGACCGCCGCCAGCTGGCCGTGGTCATCGGCGAGGCCGGGGACGTCAGCGGGATCGTCTCGCTGGAGGACCTGCTGGAGGAGATCGTCGGCGACATCGCCGACGAGACCGACGAGCGGGACCCCGGGGTCGCCCGGCTGGACGGGGGCGCGCTGCGCGTCCCGGGCGCCTACCCGGTGCACGACCTGCCCCTGCTGGGGGTGGAGGTCGCCGACCCGCCCGAGGGCTCCTACGTCACGGTCGCCGGGATGGTGCTGGTCCTGCTCGGCCACATCCCCGGCGGGCCGGGGGAGCGGGTCGAGCTGGGCGGATGGAGCGCGACGGTGGACGCGGCCGACGGCCGGGTGATCAGCAGCCTGGTGCTGGCGCCCTCAACGCTTGCGCAGCACCAGCAGTAG
- a CDS encoding LacI family DNA-binding transcriptional regulator — protein MTEQRPPAPTLDAVAARAGVSRSVASRALNGAPHVSRDKREAVRRAVRELGYVPDTRARALATRRSGTAALVVSGEDPSIFADPFFAQVIVGLSAALEEGDLHLMLCLAASERGRRRVEELLRSRGTDGVMPMAMREGDPLLPVFAASEVPVVFGGLPPGPAPRWYVDVDNAGGARLATEHLIARGCRRVAMISGPADTEVSRARERGHREALALAGREFLAPERGDFTEAGGAAAMSRLLERLPDVDGVFAANDNMAAGALRVLRAAGRDVPGDVSLVGFDDLDTARTREPALTTVHQPVRALGRETARMLLTVLGGGEATPLILPTELVVRSTS, from the coding sequence ATGACCGAGCAGCGCCCTCCCGCCCCCACCCTCGACGCCGTGGCCGCCCGCGCCGGGGTGTCCCGCTCCGTCGCCTCCCGGGCGCTCAACGGCGCCCCGCACGTCAGCCGGGACAAGCGCGAGGCGGTCCGGCGCGCGGTCCGGGAGCTGGGCTACGTGCCCGACACCAGGGCCCGCGCCCTGGCCACCCGGCGCAGCGGCACGGCCGCCCTGGTCGTCTCCGGCGAGGACCCGTCGATCTTCGCCGACCCCTTCTTCGCCCAGGTCATCGTCGGCCTGTCCGCCGCCCTGGAGGAGGGCGACCTGCACCTCATGCTGTGCCTGGCCGCCTCCGAGCGCGGCCGCCGCCGGGTGGAGGAGCTGCTGCGCTCCCGGGGCACCGACGGCGTGATGCCGATGGCGATGCGCGAGGGCGACCCCCTGCTGCCGGTGTTCGCCGCCTCCGAGGTGCCGGTGGTCTTCGGGGGACTGCCCCCCGGCCCCGCCCCCCGCTGGTACGTCGACGTCGACAACGCCGGCGGCGCACGGCTGGCCACCGAGCACCTGATCGCCCGCGGCTGCCGCCGGGTGGCCATGATCTCCGGCCCCGCCGACACCGAGGTCTCCCGTGCCCGCGAGCGCGGCCACCGGGAGGCCCTCGCCCTGGCCGGACGGGAATTCCTCGCACCCGAGCGCGGGGACTTCACCGAGGCCGGCGGCGCCGCCGCCATGTCCCGCCTGCTGGAACGCCTTCCGGACGTGGACGGGGTGTTCGCCGCCAACGACAACATGGCCGCGGGCGCCCTGCGCGTCCTGCGCGCGGCGGGCCGGGACGTCCCCGGCGACGTCTCCCTGGTGGGGTTCGACGACTTGGACACCGCACGCACCCGCGAGCCCGCGCTGACCACCGTGCACCAGCCCGTCCGGGCCCTGGGCCGCGAGACGGCCCGGATGCTCCTCACCGTCCTGGGCGGAGGCGAGGCCACCCCGCTGATCCTGCCCACCGAGCTGGTCGTCCGCTCCACGTCCTGA
- a CDS encoding glycoside hydrolase family 6 protein, which produces MRRLTRSIAAAILALPLALAVAPPANAARAGDPVSMTSGFYVDPASTPGAWAAANPHDGRAAAITSSIASVPMARWFGSWSGSIGPATGSYVGRADQQDKLPVLVAYNMYGRDACGGHSSGGAASPAEYATWIGAFAGGVGHRPAVVILEPDSLGDYDCMSPDEIAERRGMLSNALTQFRNQAPNTWVYMDAGNPGWLDAATVAERLHQAGLSGARGFSLNVSNYFTTGENTAYAQRINQVLSSRYGYTKPFVVDTSRNGNGSNGEWCNPAGRRLGTPTRLGGGAEMLLWIKTPGESDGDCGVGQGSRAGDFLPEVAYRMIYGY; this is translated from the coding sequence ATGCGTCGCCTCACCCGCTCGATCGCGGCCGCGATCCTCGCCCTGCCATTGGCCCTCGCCGTCGCCCCACCCGCCAACGCCGCCCGCGCCGGAGACCCGGTCTCCATGACCAGCGGCTTCTACGTCGACCCCGCCTCCACACCGGGCGCCTGGGCCGCCGCCAACCCGCACGACGGGCGGGCCGCGGCGATCACCTCCTCGATCGCCTCCGTTCCCATGGCCCGCTGGTTCGGGTCCTGGAGCGGCAGCATCGGCCCGGCCACCGGCTCCTACGTCGGCCGGGCGGACCAGCAGGACAAGCTGCCCGTCCTCGTCGCCTACAACATGTACGGGCGCGACGCCTGCGGCGGGCACTCCTCGGGCGGCGCGGCCTCGCCCGCCGAGTACGCGACGTGGATCGGCGCCTTCGCCGGGGGCGTCGGCCACCGCCCGGCCGTCGTCATCCTGGAACCGGACTCCCTCGGCGACTACGACTGCATGAGCCCGGACGAGATCGCCGAGCGCCGGGGCATGCTGTCCAACGCCCTCACGCAGTTCCGGAACCAGGCCCCCAACACGTGGGTGTACATGGACGCGGGCAACCCGGGGTGGCTCGACGCCGCGACCGTGGCCGAGCGCCTGCACCAGGCCGGGCTCAGCGGGGCCCGGGGGTTCTCGCTGAACGTGTCGAACTACTTCACCACCGGGGAGAACACCGCCTACGCCCAGAGGATCAACCAGGTGCTCTCCTCCCGGTACGGGTACACGAAGCCGTTCGTGGTGGACACCAGCCGCAACGGCAACGGGTCCAACGGGGAGTGGTGCAACCCGGCGGGGCGCAGGCTGGGAACGCCCACGCGGCTGGGCGGCGGGGCTGAGATGCTCCTGTGGATCAAGACCCCGGGCGAGTCCGACGGTGACTGCGGTGTCGGACAGGGGTCCCGGGCCGGGGACTTCCTGCCGGAGGTCGCGTACAGGATGATCTACGGGTACTAG
- the ligD gene encoding non-homologous end-joining DNA ligase, with the protein MGDGVRIRAGRRVVEVKRPDKELFGAGGPTKEDLARYHLRIAPLMLPHLKGRPVALERYPGGVGKTGFFVKHPSVPDWVRTLEIEGEPMMEARDAATLVWCADQAAITLHAWQSREPRLGRPDLLILDLDPPDTDPGAFAACKAAARDAREVLEEAGLAAYVMTTGSKGLHVRSPLRPELDDQEVRDLAKLLAERVAERAPGERTTEVRKNKREGRLFVDYLRNGREQLAVAPYSVRVREGAPVAAPLFWEELDGLESPRAFGLDLEREECPFRGMHRRARSPKRARDRLGRPRAA; encoded by the coding sequence GTGGGGGACGGTGTGAGGATCCGGGCGGGGCGCCGGGTGGTCGAGGTGAAGCGCCCGGACAAGGAGCTCTTCGGGGCGGGCGGCCCCACCAAGGAGGACCTGGCCCGCTACCACCTGCGGATCGCGCCGCTGATGCTGCCGCACCTCAAGGGCCGCCCGGTGGCGCTGGAGCGCTATCCCGGCGGCGTCGGCAAAACCGGGTTCTTCGTCAAGCACCCCTCGGTGCCCGACTGGGTGCGCACCCTGGAGATCGAGGGCGAGCCGATGATGGAGGCCCGCGACGCCGCCACCCTGGTGTGGTGCGCCGACCAGGCCGCGATCACCCTGCACGCCTGGCAGTCCCGCGAACCCCGCCTGGGCCGGCCCGACCTCCTGATCCTCGACCTGGACCCGCCCGACACCGACCCCGGCGCGTTCGCCGCCTGCAAGGCGGCCGCCCGGGACGCTCGCGAGGTCCTGGAGGAGGCGGGCCTGGCCGCCTACGTCATGACCACCGGCTCCAAGGGCCTGCACGTCCGTTCGCCGCTGCGCCCCGAGCTGGACGACCAGGAGGTCCGGGACCTGGCGAAGCTCCTCGCGGAACGGGTGGCCGAGCGCGCACCCGGGGAGCGCACCACGGAGGTGCGCAAGAACAAGCGTGAGGGCCGCCTGTTCGTCGACTACCTCCGCAACGGCCGCGAGCAGCTGGCGGTCGCCCCCTACTCGGTCCGGGTCCGCGAGGGCGCCCCGGTGGCCGCGCCGCTGTTCTGGGAGGAGCTGGACGGCCTGGAGTCGCCCCGCGCCTTCGGCCTGGACCTGGAGCGGGAGGAGTGTCCCTTCCGGGGCATGCACCGCCGCGCCCGCTCCCCGAAGAGGGCGCGCGACCGGCTCGGCCGACCGCGCGCCGCCTGA
- a CDS encoding GNAT family N-acetyltransferase has product MFSLSLRDGARLAPLEIWHAEEFADHLDRAREHIRPWVGPTFVTDDVEGARATLRRYAEHQAQDGARLYGIRMDGVLVGGVMFTAFDPVGGTCEIGCWLEPSAEGHGLVTQACGVLLDWALTFRGLHRAEWHCRADNDRSSAVAERLGMTLEGVRREAWQYRGVRYDKQIWAILAPEWRGSGR; this is encoded by the coding sequence ATGTTCTCACTGTCGCTGCGCGACGGTGCCCGCCTCGCTCCGCTCGAGATCTGGCACGCCGAGGAATTCGCCGACCACCTGGACCGGGCCCGCGAACACATCCGCCCCTGGGTCGGACCCACCTTCGTCACGGACGACGTGGAGGGGGCGAGGGCCACGCTCAGACGGTATGCCGAACACCAGGCCCAGGACGGTGCCCGCCTGTACGGCATCCGGATGGACGGGGTGCTCGTCGGCGGCGTGATGTTCACGGCCTTCGACCCCGTCGGCGGCACGTGCGAGATCGGCTGCTGGCTCGAGCCGTCCGCCGAGGGGCACGGGCTGGTCACGCAGGCGTGCGGGGTGCTGCTGGACTGGGCGCTGACGTTCCGGGGGCTGCACCGGGCCGAATGGCACTGCCGTGCCGACAACGACCGCAGTTCGGCGGTGGCCGAGCGGCTCGGCATGACGTTGGAGGGCGTACGCCGCGAGGCATGGCAGTACCGGGGTGTGCGCTACGACAAGCAGATCTGGGCGATCCTCGCCCCCGAATGGCGGGGTTCGGGACGGTGA
- a CDS encoding TetR/AcrR family transcriptional regulator — protein MPRTKGDHEARRRDVSAAVWQVMATRGFAGLTLRAVAAELGATTGLLTHYFPTKRALVEYALDLLEQRTVDRPRRRTGEGLAALRDALLDILPLTPEAADTNRIWVSSWDTALSEPALSGAYARKYAQSRQRLTERVIAAQESGELPSGEPADIAARAQAFVLGLVVQALFDPAAFPPRRHIELLDEHLAALAASHRPRPPLGR, from the coding sequence ATGCCACGAACCAAGGGAGACCATGAGGCCCGCCGACGCGATGTCTCCGCGGCCGTCTGGCAGGTGATGGCCACCCGCGGCTTCGCCGGCCTGACCCTGCGCGCCGTCGCCGCCGAGCTCGGCGCGACCACCGGCCTGCTCACGCACTACTTCCCCACCAAGCGCGCCCTGGTGGAGTACGCGCTCGACCTGCTGGAGCAGCGCACCGTCGACCGTCCCCGCCGCCGAACGGGCGAAGGCCTGGCCGCTCTCAGGGACGCGCTTCTGGACATCCTGCCGCTGACCCCCGAGGCCGCCGACACCAACCGCATCTGGGTCTCCTCCTGGGACACCGCGCTCTCCGAGCCCGCTCTGAGCGGCGCCTACGCCCGCAAGTACGCGCAGAGCCGGCAGCGGCTGACCGAGCGCGTCATCGCAGCCCAGGAATCGGGCGAACTCCCCTCCGGCGAGCCCGCCGACATCGCGGCCCGGGCCCAGGCCTTCGTCCTCGGCCTGGTGGTCCAGGCCCTGTTCGATCCGGCGGCGTTCCCACCCCGGCGGCATATCGAACTCCTGGACGAACATCTGGCCGCCCTGGCCGCCTCGCACCGGCCGAGGCCGCCGCTCGGGCGGTGA
- a CDS encoding SCO4225 family membrane protein, with protein sequence MNAHPLVRLTFANPASAIYLGLVGSSIVMAAAVTAFSADPGFVWVWPALFTFPAFAAVTTIADAVWGLDAPLWFLGVGLVVCALVQSFILGSLLAGVRRLFRGTLGPARD encoded by the coding sequence ATGAACGCTCATCCCCTCGTCCGGCTGACCTTCGCCAACCCGGCCTCGGCGATCTACCTCGGGCTCGTCGGAAGCTCCATCGTGATGGCCGCGGCCGTCACCGCGTTCAGCGCCGACCCCGGATTCGTCTGGGTGTGGCCCGCCCTGTTCACCTTCCCCGCCTTCGCGGCCGTGACGACCATCGCCGACGCGGTCTGGGGGCTGGACGCGCCCCTGTGGTTCCTCGGCGTCGGGCTCGTCGTCTGCGCCCTGGTCCAGTCCTTCATCCTGGGATCGCTCCTGGCCGGTGTGCGGCGCCTCTTCCGCGGGACCCTCGGCCCGGCCCGCGACTGA
- a CDS encoding RelA/SpoT family protein — protein sequence MGAPDVDVTASTEWWRGLNQAKATTRPASEAEPLIAEHLRWYPKADTALLARAYAVADHLHREQKRKSGEPFIIHPLAVATILAELGLDTATLVAALLHDTVEDTPFSLAHLAAEFGTEVGVMVDGVTKVDRSMYGSAAAGETFRKMVVAARDDLRVLLIKLADRVHNLRTLQFQPPHKRVKIARGTRELLIPLAERLGVYKLKRELEDLCFEYLETEEFERTRECAALVRGRARPETEALTVALRDSLAAFRVKADVEVRPRHLASVFHSGAPLAALDPQATVRYLVVVRGEERNAYLALGAVHGRWQPVPAKFRDFIASPKYNLYRALHTTVLTDTGHRVQIIICDNRAQQVSEYGIIAEIHERTGRDGRLAAGGTTDPEWLTRLLRWQEGASAEELLEGVRTDLADSITVLTADGVVLMLPEGSTPVDVAYALDNEIGDRFSAATVNGRLALPSAQVREGDTVQIITKAEPGPDRAWLESVRTGKARVAIGAWHRTRDRERAEVAGRRRMADSMGGDRSLIEAESSGDMISVARRAGYATLEEYYVAMGYGQIDPADAPARPAPAPPREGTDTEQA from the coding sequence ATGGGTGCTCCCGATGTGGATGTGACGGCCTCCACCGAGTGGTGGCGCGGGCTCAACCAGGCCAAGGCCACCACCCGCCCCGCTTCCGAGGCCGAACCGCTCATCGCCGAGCACCTGCGCTGGTACCCCAAGGCCGACACCGCCCTGCTGGCGCGCGCCTACGCCGTCGCCGACCACCTGCACCGGGAGCAGAAGCGCAAGAGCGGCGAGCCCTTCATCATCCACCCCCTGGCCGTCGCCACGATCCTCGCCGAGCTCGGCCTCGACACCGCCACCCTCGTCGCCGCGCTCCTGCACGACACCGTGGAGGACACCCCGTTCAGCCTCGCCCACCTCGCCGCGGAGTTCGGCACCGAGGTGGGCGTCATGGTCGACGGGGTCACCAAGGTCGACCGGTCCATGTACGGCAGCGCCGCCGCCGGCGAGACCTTCCGCAAGATGGTCGTGGCCGCCCGCGACGACCTGCGGGTCCTGCTGATCAAGCTCGCCGACCGGGTGCACAACCTGCGCACCCTCCAGTTCCAGCCGCCGCACAAGCGGGTGAAGATCGCCAGGGGCACCCGGGAGCTGCTCATCCCGCTGGCCGAGCGGCTGGGCGTGTACAAGCTCAAACGGGAACTCGAGGACCTGTGTTTCGAGTACCTGGAGACCGAGGAGTTCGAGCGCACCCGCGAGTGCGCCGCCCTGGTCCGGGGGCGCGCGCGGCCGGAGACCGAGGCCCTGACGGTGGCCCTGCGCGACAGCCTGGCGGCGTTCCGGGTCAAGGCGGACGTGGAGGTGCGCCCGCGCCACCTGGCGTCGGTCTTCCACTCCGGCGCCCCGCTGGCCGCCCTGGACCCGCAGGCGACCGTGCGGTACCTGGTGGTGGTCCGCGGCGAGGAGCGCAACGCCTACCTGGCGCTCGGGGCGGTCCACGGCCGGTGGCAGCCGGTCCCCGCGAAGTTCCGCGACTTCATCGCCTCGCCCAAGTACAACCTGTACCGGGCGCTGCACACGACCGTGCTCACCGACACCGGGCACCGGGTGCAGATCATCATCTGCGACAACCGCGCCCAGCAGGTGTCGGAGTACGGGATCATCGCCGAGATCCACGAGCGCACCGGCCGCGACGGGCGGCTGGCCGCCGGGGGCACCACCGACCCGGAGTGGCTGACCCGGCTGCTGCGCTGGCAGGAGGGCGCCTCGGCGGAGGAGCTGCTGGAGGGGGTGCGTACCGACCTGGCGGACAGCATCACGGTGCTCACCGCGGACGGTGTGGTCCTCATGCTGCCCGAGGGGTCGACCCCGGTGGACGTGGCCTACGCCCTGGACAACGAGATCGGCGACCGGTTCTCGGCGGCGACGGTCAACGGGCGGCTGGCGCTGCCCAGCGCCCAGGTGCGGGAGGGCGACACCGTCCAGATCATCACCAAGGCCGAACCGGGCCCGGACCGGGCGTGGCTGGAGTCGGTGCGCACCGGCAAGGCGCGGGTGGCGATCGGGGCGTGGCACCGCACCCGGGACCGCGAGCGCGCCGAGGTCGCGGGACGGCGCAGGATGGCGGATTCCATGGGCGGCGACCGGAGCCTGATCGAGGCGGAGTCGTCGGGGGACATGATCAGCGTGGCCCGGCGGGCCGGGTACGCCACGCTGGAGGAGTACTACGTGGCCATGGGGTACGGCCAGATCGACCCCGCGGACGCGCCGGCCCGCCCGGCCCCCGCCCCGCCGCGCGAGGGCACCGACACCGAGCAGGCCTGA